A window of the Eulemur rufifrons isolate Redbay chromosome 6, OSU_ERuf_1, whole genome shotgun sequence genome harbors these coding sequences:
- the LOC138384424 gene encoding olfactory receptor 4C15-like, with the protein MQNQSVVTEFVFLGLSQNPNIQKILFVVFLFVYIATVGSNMLILVTILSSPALLGSPMYFFLAFLSFLDACFSSVFMPKMILDSLYERKTISFQGCMIQLFADHFFSGAEVIVLTAMAYDRYVAICKPLHYSSIMNRRLCCILIAVAWTGGFSHSTIQILFTFQLPFCGPNVIDHFLCDLYPLLDLACTDTHIFGLFVVVNSGFFCIIIFSLLLVSYAIILFSLRTHSSEGRKKALSTCGSHVAVVVLFFVPCIYTYSRPPSTFSSDKIVGVVYTILTPLFNPLIYTFRNKEVKNAMRKVRKRLMAVPDGK; encoded by the coding sequence ATGCAAAACCAAAGCGTTGTTACTGAGTTTGTCTTCCTGGGGCTCTCACAGAAtccaaatattcagaaaatattatttgttgtatttttgtttgtctacATTGCAACAGTCGGGAGTAACATGCTAATTTTAGTAACCATCCTCAGCAGCCCTGCACTACTGGGctcccccatgtacttcttcttGGCTTTCCTGTCCTTCCTAGATGCATGCTTCTCCTCCGTCTTCATGCCAAAGATGATTTTGGATTCCCTCTATGAAAGAAAAACCATCTCCTTTCAAGGCTGCATGATACAGCTGTTTGCTGACCACTTCTTTAGCGGGGCAGAGGTGATTGTCCTCACAGCCATGGCCTATGATCGGTATGTGGCCATTTGCAAGCCTTTGCATTACTCTTCCATCATGAACCGCAGGCTCTGTTGCATTCTTATTGCGGTAGCCTGGACAGGGGGCTTCTCGCATTCCACGATACAAATTCTCTTTACTTTCCAGTTGCCCTTCTGTGGTCCCAATGTCATTGATCACTTCTTGTGTGACTTGTATCCATTACTGGATCTTGCCTGCACTGACACTCACATCTTTGGACTTTTTGTGGTCGTCAACAGTGGGTTTTTCTGCATCATAATCTTCTCCTTGTTGCTTGTCTCCTATGCTATCATCTTGTTCTCCCTGAGAACTCATAGTTCTGAAGGACGGAAAAAAGCTCTGTCTACCTGCGGATCTCATGTTGCTGTTGTGGTTTTGTTCTTTGTCCCGTGCATTTATACATACTCACGACCTCCATCTACTTTCTCCTCCGACAAAATCGTGGGAGTAGTTTACACCATCCTAACTCCCTTGTTCAATCCTCTGATTTATACTTTCAGGAATAAGGAGGTAAAAAATGCCATGAGGAAAGTAAGGAAGAGATTGATGGCAGTTCctgatggaaaataa